A genome region from Baekduia alba includes the following:
- a CDS encoding DUF4126 family protein, with protein MKLVLDILQGLGVASATGLRPFLPALLTGALATADLGVDFDGTSFAFLESPVWLLVLVIALVASIFLRQMLETPPGEAALAGIGIGLGALLCAASIDDRHATWWYGLIAGAAVALLASSVSRSLFGRVRARFASAGDASAAAALPFYGEITGAVVAGASILFPPLAIVAIGFLIALLVTGRRRSDQKYAGLRILR; from the coding sequence ATGAAGCTCGTCCTCGACATCCTCCAAGGGCTCGGCGTCGCCTCGGCGACCGGTCTGCGCCCGTTCCTGCCGGCCCTGCTGACCGGCGCGCTCGCCACCGCCGACCTCGGCGTCGACTTCGACGGCACGTCGTTCGCGTTCCTCGAATCGCCGGTCTGGCTGCTGGTGCTGGTCATCGCGCTGGTGGCCTCGATCTTCCTGCGCCAGATGCTGGAGACGCCCCCCGGCGAGGCCGCGCTGGCCGGCATCGGCATCGGGCTCGGCGCGCTCCTGTGCGCGGCGTCGATCGACGACCGCCACGCCACGTGGTGGTACGGCCTGATCGCCGGCGCCGCCGTGGCGCTGCTGGCCAGCTCGGTGTCGCGCTCGCTCTTCGGCCGGGTCCGCGCGCGCTTCGCGAGCGCGGGGGACGCCAGCGCCGCCGCGGCGCTGCCGTTCTACGGCGAGATCACGGGCGCCGTCGTCGCCGGCGCGAGCATTCTGTTCCCGCCGCTGGCGATCGTCGCGATCGGCTTCCTGATCGCCCTGCTGGTCACCGGCCGCCGCCGCAGCGACCAGAAGTACGCCGGCCTGCGCATCCTGCGCTGA
- a CDS encoding PLP-dependent aminotransferase family protein: protein MPRSRRPQRAAAHELERYAGLFAARTRAMKSSAMRDLMAVTERPEVISLAGGLPDTSTFPAESFAAIMSRVAAANTAAALQYGPTEGLGITKEAIQHVMRAEGAEVDPEDILVTTGGQQVIDLVCKTLIDPGDVIVAEAPTYPGAIPSFCSYQADVVQIEMDRDGMPIDVLEETLDRLEREGRRPKFIYTIPNFQNPGGVTMSLPRRRRLVEVAAERELLVLEDNPYGLLRYEGDPLPTLLQLSGGDFIIYLGTFSKILSAGLRLGWAVAPAPVLQKMNMGKQGADLCSSSLTQHFVSQYFHEGHWEPYLQSLRGLYEGRRDTLLGALAEHFPAEATWTQPEGGLFVWATLPAEIDTTDLLARALQRNVAFVPGRGAYLDGRGGSSMRLNFSGVGDADIREGVRRIGEVIGEQLELFGALTGARPAPAAPEREAAAAPDADLADVLHLPRKDGGEARRSSSDRRPR from the coding sequence ATGCCGCGCTCTCGCCGACCTCAGCGCGCCGCCGCCCACGAGCTGGAGCGGTACGCCGGCCTGTTCGCCGCGCGCACGCGCGCGATGAAGTCGTCCGCGATGCGCGACCTCATGGCCGTCACCGAGCGCCCCGAGGTCATCTCGCTCGCGGGCGGCCTGCCCGACACCTCGACGTTCCCGGCGGAGTCCTTCGCGGCGATCATGTCGCGCGTGGCCGCCGCGAACACGGCGGCCGCGCTGCAGTACGGGCCGACCGAGGGGCTGGGGATCACCAAGGAGGCGATCCAGCACGTCATGCGCGCCGAGGGCGCCGAGGTCGACCCCGAGGACATCCTCGTCACGACCGGCGGCCAGCAGGTCATCGACCTGGTGTGCAAGACGCTGATCGACCCGGGCGACGTGATCGTCGCCGAGGCGCCGACCTACCCGGGCGCGATCCCGTCGTTCTGCTCCTACCAGGCCGACGTCGTCCAGATCGAGATGGACCGCGACGGGATGCCGATCGACGTGCTGGAGGAGACGCTCGACCGCCTCGAGCGCGAGGGCCGGCGCCCGAAGTTCATCTACACCATCCCGAACTTCCAGAACCCGGGCGGCGTGACGATGTCGCTGCCGCGCCGCAGGCGGCTGGTCGAGGTCGCCGCCGAGCGTGAGCTGCTCGTGCTGGAGGACAACCCCTATGGGTTGCTCCGCTACGAGGGCGATCCGCTGCCGACGCTGCTCCAGCTCAGCGGGGGCGACTTCATCATCTACCTCGGCACGTTCTCCAAGATCCTGTCGGCGGGCCTGCGCCTGGGCTGGGCGGTCGCGCCCGCGCCGGTGCTGCAGAAGATGAACATGGGCAAGCAGGGCGCGGACCTGTGCTCGTCGTCGTTGACCCAGCACTTCGTCTCGCAGTACTTCCACGAGGGCCACTGGGAGCCGTACCTGCAGTCGCTGCGCGGCCTGTACGAGGGGCGGCGCGACACGTTGTTGGGGGCCTTGGCCGAGCACTTCCCGGCCGAGGCGACGTGGACCCAGCCCGAGGGCGGCCTCTTCGTCTGGGCGACGCTGCCGGCCGAGATCGACACCACCGACCTGCTCGCCCGCGCGCTGCAGCGCAACGTCGCGTTCGTGCCGGGCCGCGGCGCCTACCTGGACGGCCGCGGCGGGTCGTCGATGCGCCTGAACTTCTCCGGCGTCGGCGACGCGGACATCCGCGAGGGCGTGCGGCGCATCGGCGAGGTCATCGGCGAGCAGCTCGAGCTGTTCGGCGCGCTCACCGGCGCCAGGCCGGCGCCGGCCGCGCCGGAGCGCGAGGCCGCCGCGGCGCCCGACGCCGACCTGGCCGACGTGCTGCACCTGCCGCGCAAGGACGGCGGCGAGGCGAGGCGCTCGTCCTCGGACCGCCGGCCTCGATGA
- a CDS encoding D-alanine--D-alanine ligase family protein — protein MSRVAVLKGGRSLEREVSLRSGARVEDALKRLGHEAIGIDVDHDLVRRLRELTPDVCFLALHGRDGEDGTIQELLEILGLPYTGSGVSACIRCADKVLAKHHMVDAGLPTPDFFAFTETAFKQLGAAEALGEIADRIGFPMVVKPADQGSALGLRIAADAAAVPGALVAALSYSNKVLLERYVAGRDLAVSVLDGVALPIVEAVPETGMYDFDARYEIGRSHFVCPADLPCDVTARAQELAVAVHELLGCRDVSRVDMLCDADGGLHVLEANVIPGLTGTSLLPQAADAAGIGFDDLIGRMVERASARGRATTA, from the coding sequence ATGAGCCGCGTCGCGGTCCTGAAGGGCGGCCGCTCGCTGGAGCGCGAGGTGTCGCTGCGCTCGGGCGCGCGCGTCGAGGACGCGCTGAAGCGCCTGGGCCACGAGGCGATCGGGATCGACGTCGACCACGACCTCGTCCGCCGGCTGCGCGAGCTGACGCCCGACGTCTGCTTCCTGGCGCTGCACGGCCGCGACGGCGAGGACGGCACGATCCAGGAGCTGCTCGAGATCCTCGGCCTGCCGTACACCGGCTCGGGCGTGAGCGCCTGCATCCGCTGCGCCGACAAGGTCCTGGCCAAGCACCACATGGTCGACGCCGGGCTGCCGACGCCCGACTTCTTCGCGTTCACCGAGACAGCGTTCAAGCAGCTCGGCGCGGCCGAGGCGCTGGGCGAGATCGCCGATCGGATCGGCTTCCCGATGGTCGTCAAGCCGGCCGACCAGGGCAGCGCGCTGGGCCTGCGGATCGCCGCCGACGCCGCGGCCGTGCCGGGGGCGCTGGTCGCGGCGCTGTCGTACTCCAACAAGGTGCTGCTGGAGCGCTACGTCGCGGGCCGGGACCTCGCGGTCTCCGTCCTGGACGGCGTCGCGCTGCCGATCGTCGAGGCCGTTCCCGAGACGGGGATGTACGACTTCGACGCGCGCTACGAGATCGGCCGCTCGCACTTCGTCTGCCCGGCCGACCTGCCCTGCGACGTGACGGCGCGCGCGCAGGAGCTGGCCGTGGCCGTGCACGAGCTGCTGGGCTGCCGCGACGTCTCGCGTGTCGACATGCTCTGCGACGCCGACGGCGGCCTCCACGTGCTGGAGGCCAACGTCATCCCCGGCCTGACCGGGACCTCCCTGCTGCCGCAGGCGGCCGACGCGGCCGGGATCGGCTTCGACGACCTGATCGGCAGGATGGTCGAGCGAGCGTCCGCACGCGGACGCGCCACGACCGCCTAG
- a CDS encoding bifunctional nuclease family protein, with product MVIYGVSFDMVGKQPIVLLKTVDSNKFLPIWIGHPEAAAILMKLQGATTPRPMTHDLLCDMLGELEVKCTQVSVTELRDNTFFASITLNVAGRDVEIDSRPSDALAIAVRSGAPIFAAEEVIAESAIEFEHEVEDTEEVVDRFKEFLDQVSPEDFASDS from the coding sequence ATGGTCATCTATGGCGTCTCTTTTGACATGGTCGGCAAGCAGCCGATCGTGCTGCTGAAGACGGTCGACAGCAACAAGTTCCTGCCGATCTGGATCGGACATCCGGAGGCGGCGGCGATCCTCATGAAGCTGCAGGGCGCGACGACGCCGCGACCGATGACCCATGACCTGCTGTGCGACATGCTCGGCGAGCTCGAGGTCAAGTGCACGCAGGTCTCGGTCACCGAGCTGCGCGACAACACGTTCTTCGCGTCGATCACCCTCAACGTCGCCGGGCGCGACGTGGAGATCGATTCCCGGCCGTCCGACGCGCTGGCGATCGCCGTGCGCTCCGGCGCCCCGATCTTCGCCGCCGAGGAGGTCATCGCCGAGTCGGCGATCGAGTTCGAGCACGAGGTCGAGGACACCGAAGAGGTCGTGGACCGCTTCAAGGAGTTCCTGGACCAGGTTTCCCCGGAGGACTTCGCCAGCGACAGCTAG